A stretch of Paenibacillus mucilaginosus 3016 DNA encodes these proteins:
- a CDS encoding RCC1 domain-containing protein, which produces MKTGLLKSRLLRYSAVITAAAIFVLPAGTSSYVQAAARTEAAQPKIVQATADPLALDDQGNVWGRALQSISVKEGFHRTLLMKGKGLDKVKSVASGNSMAVALREDGTVWVIEREDPTLTKELVYVSLGDQVPGLHGIQKVILHGTLGLAVDQEGKVWMFESASRRFRNSIPLMKAQQLRGLDSIKDLAFGSTGVSFLREDGTVWIIDYPKSQYGFTMNENLILASTAKQIKELKGIVKLDTDSALSKDGTVWVWGTGMVATKQKNSFDTAVSPYQLPGLSEVTDLDNGGKHALFVKKDGSVWGLGYFTLRMGALGGEHPDEWKELFPVEGLSDVVSVSVNDDRHGVDADTAVKKDGTLWMWGIDTSATFHPKPLQVDFRTK; this is translated from the coding sequence ATGAAAACTGGTTTGCTCAAGAGCCGGCTGCTGCGTTACTCTGCTGTAATAACAGCGGCTGCCATATTCGTCCTCCCTGCCGGGACGTCCTCTTACGTCCAAGCCGCCGCCCGTACAGAAGCAGCTCAGCCCAAGATTGTCCAAGCCACAGCCGATCCCCTGGCACTCGACGACCAAGGGAATGTATGGGGCAGGGCCCTTCAATCCATTTCAGTCAAAGAGGGGTTTCATCGTACGCTGTTAATGAAAGGCAAAGGATTGGATAAGGTAAAGAGCGTAGCTTCCGGAAACAGTATGGCGGTGGCTTTGAGGGAAGACGGAACGGTCTGGGTGATTGAAAGGGAAGACCCGACCCTGACCAAAGAGCTGGTGTACGTGTCCCTCGGTGATCAGGTGCCCGGGCTGCATGGAATTCAGAAAGTCATCCTCCATGGCACTCTAGGCTTAGCGGTGGATCAAGAGGGGAAGGTGTGGATGTTTGAGTCGGCTTCCCGGCGGTTCAGAAACAGTATCCCGTTAATGAAAGCCCAGCAGCTTCGAGGCCTGGATTCGATCAAGGACCTGGCCTTCGGATCCACGGGGGTGTCCTTCCTGCGTGAGGACGGAACCGTCTGGATCATCGACTATCCCAAGAGTCAATACGGCTTCACTATGAATGAAAACTTGATTCTCGCGTCCACCGCCAAGCAAATCAAAGAACTGAAAGGGATCGTGAAGCTCGATACCGACTCCGCTCTGTCCAAGGACGGCACCGTCTGGGTATGGGGAACCGGCATGGTTGCGACCAAACAAAAAAACAGTTTTGATACCGCGGTCTCCCCCTATCAGCTGCCCGGTTTATCCGAAGTGACGGATTTGGATAACGGCGGTAAGCACGCCCTGTTCGTGAAGAAGGATGGGTCCGTCTGGGGGTTGGGCTATTTCACCCTAAGAATGGGAGCCCTGGGCGGGGAACATCCGGATGAATGGAAGGAACTCTTCCCGGTTGAGGGTTTGTCGGACGTTGTGTCCGTGTCCGTCAACGACGATCGCCACGGAGTTGACGCGGATACGGCCGTCAAAAAAGATGGCACGCTGTGGATGTGGGGCATCGATACTTCTGCGACCTTTCACCCCAAGCCGCTTCAGGTCGACTTCAGAACAAAGTAG
- a CDS encoding MOSC domain-containing protein, with translation MNVVQREADQQVVRGLVTAVSRSEGHTFSKRSEEQIRLVAGLGVEGDAHQGATVKHRSRVAQDPTQPNLRQVHLIHAELHDELRAKGYPVGAGEMGENVTTRGIDLLGLPAGTLLRIGSEAVIEVTGLRNPCPQLDRFMPGLKDQVLEQGPDGSLVRKAGIMAVVLAGGPIRPGDAITAELPPLPHRPLDRV, from the coding sequence ATGAATGTCGTTCAGAGGGAAGCGGATCAACAGGTCGTCAGAGGCCTGGTGACAGCGGTCAGCCGCAGCGAGGGACACACGTTCAGCAAGCGAAGCGAGGAACAGATCCGGCTGGTCGCCGGGCTCGGCGTCGAGGGAGACGCTCATCAAGGGGCCACCGTCAAGCACCGGTCCCGGGTCGCGCAGGATCCGACCCAGCCGAACCTGCGGCAGGTGCACCTGATTCATGCGGAGCTTCATGATGAACTTCGGGCCAAGGGCTACCCCGTAGGGGCCGGCGAGATGGGCGAAAATGTCACTACGCGCGGCATCGACCTGCTGGGGCTCCCGGCAGGCACCCTGCTGCGGATCGGGAGCGAAGCGGTGATCGAGGTGACCGGCCTGCGCAACCCCTGCCCGCAGCTCGACCGGTTCATGCCCGGACTGAAGGATCAGGTGCTGGAGCAGGGGCCGGACGGCAGCCTGGTCCGGAAGGCCGGGATCATGGCGGTTGTGCTTGCCGGCGGTCCCATCCGTCCCGGGGATGCGATCACGGCGGAGCTGCCTCCCCTGCCCCACCGGCCGCTGGACCGGGTGTAG
- a CDS encoding DHH family phosphoesterase — protein MYYLYTHNDLDGLGCGILAKCAFGDKVEIRYNSIAGLNTQVERFLERAKKKKHLFITDLAVNEANEQRIEDFVKSGGKVKLIDHHKSSLHLNRHPWALVEVAYDDGRLASATSLFYDYLLKGRLLKPSPAIEEFVELVRLYDTWEWDEAGNLEAKRLSDLFSMLSLEEFEERMLERLMTGEPFAFSPLELEMLGVEEERIGRYVRRKKREIVQTFVGGHCVGVVHAESYHSELGNELGKEYPHLDYIAIMNMGGKKASFRTIHDDVDVSAVAGQYGGGGHAKAAGCPMTEEVYRHFVAEPFTKEPLRMDAFRNEYNVKDSTYGTLYENGKEQQMFIFASGDDWIVDVEGDELNRTFPAFEEAERYVKRQYGAWLVRDEVYIAYLMEHMSHRKSQALVLM, from the coding sequence ATGTACTATCTCTATACCCATAACGATCTCGACGGGCTGGGCTGCGGCATTCTGGCCAAGTGCGCGTTCGGCGACAAGGTGGAGATCCGCTACAATTCCATCGCCGGGCTGAACACGCAGGTGGAACGGTTCCTCGAGCGGGCGAAGAAGAAGAAACACCTGTTCATTACGGACCTGGCGGTCAACGAGGCCAATGAGCAGCGGATCGAAGACTTCGTGAAGAGCGGGGGCAAGGTGAAGCTTATCGATCACCACAAATCCTCGCTTCACCTGAACCGTCACCCCTGGGCGCTCGTGGAGGTGGCATATGACGACGGGCGGCTGGCTTCGGCAACCTCGCTGTTCTATGACTATCTGCTGAAGGGCCGGCTGCTGAAGCCGAGTCCTGCCATTGAAGAATTCGTGGAGCTTGTCCGCCTGTACGATACCTGGGAATGGGACGAGGCCGGGAACCTGGAGGCGAAGCGGCTCAGCGACCTGTTCTCCATGCTGTCCCTGGAGGAGTTCGAAGAGCGGATGCTCGAGCGGCTGATGACCGGGGAGCCGTTCGCCTTCAGTCCGCTTGAGCTCGAGATGCTCGGGGTGGAGGAAGAGCGGATCGGCCGGTATGTGCGCCGCAAGAAGCGGGAGATCGTACAGACCTTCGTCGGCGGCCACTGTGTCGGTGTGGTGCATGCGGAGTCCTACCACTCCGAGCTGGGCAATGAGCTGGGCAAGGAGTATCCGCACCTCGACTACATTGCGATCATGAACATGGGCGGCAAAAAGGCCAGCTTCCGCACAATCCACGACGATGTCGACGTGTCCGCCGTAGCGGGACAGTACGGGGGCGGAGGCCATGCGAAGGCCGCGGGCTGCCCGATGACCGAGGAGGTGTACCGCCACTTCGTCGCGGAGCCGTTCACCAAAGAGCCGCTGCGGATGGATGCGTTCCGCAACGAGTACAACGTCAAGGATTCGACCTACGGCACCTTGTACGAGAACGGCAAGGAGCAGCAGATGTTCATTTTCGCTTCGGGCGATGACTGGATCGTCGATGTGGAAGGGGATGAGCTTAACCGCACCTTCCCGGCATTCGAGGAAGCCGAGCGGTACGTCAAGCGGCAGTACGGCGCCTGGCTTGTGCGCGACGAGGTATACATCGCCTATCTCATGGAGCATATGAGCCACCGCAAGTCGCAGGCGCTCGTACTGATGTAG
- a CDS encoding mechanosensitive ion channel domain-containing protein: protein MCFFCWKPSRELERRVRRLEVEFEAFRELTAGEIQRLEQEQLALKAEVTTLRGELLELEGQWIALTAEVAELREQVETGLFPQPELRAFLESKLGDTVSITLPDASLQGVVITVGVDAVQIREASGELVTIPLAQITAVQ, encoded by the coding sequence ATGTGTTTCTTTTGCTGGAAGCCAAGCAGAGAGCTGGAGAGAAGGGTGCGCCGGCTCGAAGTGGAGTTCGAAGCATTCCGCGAGCTCACGGCCGGGGAGATTCAGCGCCTTGAGCAGGAGCAGCTGGCCCTGAAAGCGGAAGTGACAACGCTCCGCGGCGAGCTGCTGGAGCTGGAAGGGCAGTGGATCGCCCTGACAGCCGAGGTCGCCGAACTGCGCGAGCAGGTGGAGACCGGGCTGTTCCCGCAGCCGGAACTGCGCGCGTTCCTCGAATCGAAGCTCGGCGATACCGTCTCCATTACGCTGCCTGACGCGTCGCTGCAGGGCGTGGTGATTACGGTAGGCGTTGACGCCGTTCAGATCCGGGAAGCGTCCGGCGAGCTGGTGACCATTCCTCTGGCGCAGATCACGGCCGTGCAGTAA
- a CDS encoding IS3 family transposase (programmed frameshift): MSKEKYCATEKLAILEEVSSGKIGFIAATKRYGMNKTTLMKWQRRYKLYGYEGLERSTRNRSYSAELKLQAVKDYVEGGLSKYRIIDKYRISSTTQLSNWIKKYNGHSSLKAYKGEAQAMTKGRSTTWDERIDIVHYCLAHQHDYHKTAGQFQVSYQQVYQWVKKFEAGGADALKDGRGRKKAPEEMTEADRQKLEMKKMEYEMERLRAENAFLKKLPGNPKEAKLSQYRQENVYLAIQALQEEESISIQLLCEVAGVARSSYYKWLNRKPSSREQENERLTKMMMSIYEKVEKTFGYRQLTLHMRKETGQTINHKRVYRLMKVKGIQSVIRRKRKKYPHSTPQHVAENVLNRNFQAAEPNEKWVTDVTEFKYGNGQKAYLSAILDLHDKSIVSRVVGHSNNNPLVFETLKQALQAAPGSKPMLHSDRGFQYTSLDFKKLLDDNELTQSMSRVGRCIDNGPMESFWGTLKCEKYYLHTYQTFEELERDILAYIDFYNNERLQAKLNGLSPMEYRTKAA; encoded by the exons ATGTCTAAAGAAAAATACTGTGCTACGGAGAAACTTGCTATCCTTGAAGAAGTTTCAAGTGGAAAAATTGGTTTTATCGCTGCAACCAAAAGATACGGTATGAATAAAACAACTTTAATGAAATGGCAGCGTCGTTATAAGCTATATGGGTATGAAGGACTGGAAAGAAGTACTCGCAATCGAAGTTACAGCGCTGAGCTGAAGCTTCAAGCGGTGAAAGATTATGTAGAGGGTGGATTGTCAAAATACCGGATCATCGACAAATACAGGATCTCAAGTACAACGCAGCTTTCTAACTGGATTAAGAAGTATAATGGTCATAGCAGCTTAAAAGCCTACAAAGGGGAAGCACAAGCTATGACAAAGGGTCGCTCTACTACGTGGGATGAGAGGATCGATATCGTCCACTATTGCCTGGCACATCAGCATGACTATCATAAGACAGCTGGCCAGTTTCAGGTCTCCTACCAGCAAGTATATCAATGGGTGAAGAAATTCGAAGCCGGCGGTGCGGATGCTTTAAAGGATGGCCGGGGGCGAAAGAAGGCGCCGGAAGAGATGACGGAGGCAGATCGCCAGAAGCTCGAGATGAAGAAGATGGAATACGAAATGGAGAGGCTTCGGGCGGAGAATGCATTTCTAAAAAAGTTAC CGGGAAATCCAAAGGAGGCGAAGCTAAGCCAATATCGCCAAGAGAACGTCTACCTTGCCATCCAAGCGCTTCAGGAAGAGGAGTCGATCAGCATTCAACTTCTGTGTGAAGTCGCAGGAGTTGCACGCTCAAGCTATTACAAATGGTTAAACCGCAAACCCAGCTCTCGTGAGCAGGAGAATGAGCGGCTGACAAAGATGATGATGTCCATATATGAAAAAGTAGAGAAAACCTTTGGGTACCGCCAATTAACACTCCACATGCGCAAGGAAACCGGACAGACGATTAACCATAAACGCGTGTACCGGCTGATGAAAGTCAAGGGAATCCAGTCGGTCATCCGCAGGAAGAGAAAGAAATACCCTCATTCTACTCCCCAGCACGTGGCCGAGAATGTGCTGAATCGTAATTTCCAAGCAGCTGAACCCAATGAGAAATGGGTAACGGATGTAACAGAATTTAAATACGGCAACGGTCAGAAAGCGTATTTAAGCGCGATTCTCGATCTTCATGATAAATCCATCGTCTCCAGAGTAGTGGGGCATTCCAACAACAACCCACTTGTTTTCGAGACGTTGAAGCAAGCCTTGCAAGCAGCTCCAGGAAGCAAACCAATGCTTCATAGTGACAGAGGATTTCAATACACTTCACTTGACTTCAAAAAGCTTTTGGACGATAACGAACTGACTCAAAGTATGTCCCGGGTTGGGCGGTGTATCGATAACGGGCCGATGGAATCCTTCTGGGGGACCTTAAAATGCGAGAAGTATTATCTACACACTTACCAAACCTTTGAGGAGCTTGAGAGAGACATTCTGGCTTACATCGATTTTTACAATAACGAACGATTACAAGCAAAACTAAACGGCCTCAGTCCAATGGAATACAGGACCAAGGCCGCTTAA
- a CDS encoding DUF1796 family putative cysteine peptidase, translating to MRWSTASRSYDVVISLGSNCQPAYQLRRLKLRLATYPFDWFYFSNTAEVTKVLQTEFAEFMRLENLEPGRPSRVTTLVRDSRTTCWSYHDFPLPTEPGQDPLYGYPEFRAKLDRRIDRFLRTARSGRRILFIRNLVRREEALPLKQALDALTAP from the coding sequence ATGCGCTGGAGTACTGCTTCCCGAAGCTATGATGTCGTGATCTCGCTGGGGTCCAACTGCCAGCCCGCCTATCAGCTCCGGAGGCTGAAGCTGCGGCTGGCCACCTATCCGTTCGACTGGTTTTATTTCTCGAATACCGCAGAGGTGACGAAGGTCCTGCAGACGGAGTTCGCCGAGTTCATGCGTCTGGAGAATCTGGAGCCGGGCCGGCCGAGCCGCGTGACGACCCTCGTGCGCGACAGCCGCACCACCTGCTGGTCGTATCATGATTTTCCCCTGCCGACTGAGCCGGGCCAGGATCCGCTGTACGGGTATCCGGAGTTCCGTGCGAAGCTGGACCGCCGGATTGACCGCTTCCTCCGCACCGCCCGCAGCGGCAGACGCATCCTGTTCATCCGCAATCTGGTCCGCAGGGAGGAGGCTCTTCCCCTCAAACAAGCGCTCGATGCGCTGACAGCTCCCTGA
- a CDS encoding glycosyl transferase family 1 — protein sequence MAVIIYPKTLSWNYMKQRPQQLMTHLGRLGHRVFFENLAPLEVQFREVEPNVFLFNDTQRLIGQVLPDLRRTERVVVWTTWAKQRTRIPLFRPNGVIYDCCDEFPQWAKYEAPMVAYADHVVCSAEVIRQRMELAYPGQDITLIRNAADERFLARDPLPRPADLPPGPVVGYIGAWAYWVDHPLMMAMARWFPHVQFVSIGAAYGDVPSYDDYPNVHVLGEKPHDALPAYLQHFQVAIIPFRYHPITLATNPVKAYEYLAGGARVLSTALPECIAMNPHVVTATTHEDFGWKLHKLLSEADSPDAVEQRRAYAYRNRWEERALQADAIIRSL from the coding sequence GTGGCTGTCATCATTTACCCCAAGACTCTCAGCTGGAATTATATGAAGCAGCGGCCGCAGCAGCTCATGACCCATCTGGGCAGGCTCGGGCACCGGGTATTCTTCGAGAACCTCGCTCCGCTCGAGGTGCAGTTCCGGGAAGTGGAGCCGAACGTATTCTTGTTCAATGATACGCAGAGGCTGATCGGGCAGGTGCTGCCGGATCTGAGACGCACCGAGAGAGTCGTCGTGTGGACGACATGGGCCAAGCAGCGCACCCGCATTCCTCTTTTCCGTCCGAACGGGGTGATCTACGACTGCTGCGACGAATTCCCGCAGTGGGCGAAGTACGAAGCGCCGATGGTGGCTTATGCCGACCATGTCGTCTGCAGCGCGGAAGTGATCCGGCAGCGAATGGAGCTCGCCTATCCGGGTCAAGACATCACACTGATCCGCAATGCCGCCGATGAGCGGTTCCTGGCCCGCGATCCGCTGCCCCGGCCGGCTGATCTGCCGCCGGGCCCGGTCGTCGGGTACATCGGCGCCTGGGCCTACTGGGTCGACCATCCGCTGATGATGGCGATGGCCCGGTGGTTCCCGCACGTGCAGTTCGTCTCCATCGGGGCGGCTTACGGCGATGTGCCGTCCTATGACGACTATCCGAACGTGCATGTGCTCGGGGAGAAGCCGCACGACGCGCTGCCCGCTTATCTGCAGCACTTCCAAGTCGCGATCATTCCGTTCCGCTATCATCCGATTACGCTGGCCACCAATCCCGTCAAGGCTTACGAATATCTCGCCGGCGGCGCCCGCGTCCTCTCCACGGCGCTGCCCGAGTGCATCGCCATGAACCCGCATGTCGTCACGGCAACGACGCATGAAGACTTTGGCTGGAAGCTCCACAAGCTGCTCAGCGAAGCGGATTCCCCCGATGCGGTGGAGCAGCGGCGCGCTTATGCGTATCGCAACCGTTGGGAAGAGCGGGCGCTCCAGGCGGATGCCATTATCCGATCGTTGTAA